The following are encoded together in the Proteiniphilum saccharofermentans genome:
- a CDS encoding pectinesterase family protein, whose protein sequence is MKIIRILFFVVFSTLPLTAQTVVINGLPRDTGYTLQSSYQKEVKRFPFIRIAEAKSTHEMVVYPDIIYKTIRDTKYGDRELRLSVYRPADEHNYPVVLMIHGGGWNSGSPDMQEALAIHLSQKGFATVTVEYRLSPEQLYPAAVDDLNDAVSWISRNAEEYGFDAGKIAVSGCSAGGQLAALIGTKNRDNLIKAIINIDGISTFIEKETVVRAEKVKSEGNKVPADALWLNGTYSEKPEAWKDASALYWVGSHSAPVCFINSSIPRFHNGRDEHIRRLDSLGIYSEKHTFEDTPHTFWLFHPWHLSTVNLMANFLWKLFDEPAVIYRSDYDIVVARDGTGDFRTVQEAVNAVPDFRKRPTRIFIRNGIYREKIIIPDTKQDLTLVGENRYRTILSYNNYASKKSPFGDEIGTSGSASVYVCPDLFRAENITFENAAGPVGQAVAIIVRSDRARFHNCRFLGFQDTLYTHKAFSRQYYSNCYIEGTVDFIFGASTAWFEECEIVCKGNGYVTAASTPQNAPFGYVFHKCRVTGEQANSFYLGRPWRPYAHVAFIECELGNVIKPEGWNNWNNEENESTARFVEYGNRGEGAPTGARVKWSHQLTDTKTQNYSKEKVLGSDFWE, encoded by the coding sequence ATGAAGATAATCCGGATACTGTTTTTCGTTGTTTTCAGCACTTTGCCCCTCACTGCTCAGACAGTAGTGATAAACGGGCTGCCACGTGACACGGGCTACACCCTTCAAAGTTCGTATCAAAAAGAGGTGAAACGGTTTCCCTTTATCCGGATAGCGGAGGCAAAGAGTACCCACGAAATGGTTGTCTATCCGGATATCATTTACAAGACTATCCGGGATACGAAATATGGCGACCGGGAATTGCGGTTGTCGGTGTATCGCCCTGCAGATGAGCATAATTATCCGGTAGTACTGATGATTCATGGTGGTGGATGGAACTCCGGTTCTCCCGATATGCAGGAGGCATTGGCTATACATCTGTCACAAAAAGGATTTGCAACGGTTACGGTAGAATACCGACTTTCGCCGGAGCAGCTCTATCCCGCTGCTGTGGATGATCTGAACGATGCCGTTTCATGGATAAGCCGCAATGCCGAAGAGTATGGTTTCGATGCCGGTAAAATTGCGGTATCGGGATGTTCTGCCGGAGGACAACTGGCAGCGCTGATAGGTACAAAGAACAGGGATAATCTTATCAAAGCCATCATTAATATCGATGGTATCTCTACATTTATTGAAAAAGAAACCGTCGTCAGGGCGGAAAAGGTAAAAAGCGAAGGAAATAAGGTGCCGGCAGATGCATTATGGTTAAACGGGACATACAGCGAAAAACCGGAAGCCTGGAAAGATGCTTCGGCACTCTATTGGGTAGGCAGCCATTCCGCACCGGTCTGTTTTATCAATAGTTCCATCCCCCGGTTCCACAACGGGCGTGATGAGCATATTCGCCGTCTGGACAGCCTTGGCATCTATTCCGAGAAACATACTTTCGAAGATACGCCCCACACATTCTGGCTTTTTCACCCGTGGCATCTCTCTACTGTCAACCTGATGGCCAACTTTTTGTGGAAGCTCTTTGACGAACCGGCTGTCATCTACAGGTCCGATTATGATATCGTTGTAGCCCGGGATGGGACAGGTGACTTCAGGACGGTACAGGAGGCGGTCAATGCCGTTCCTGATTTCCGGAAACGGCCTACCCGCATTTTTATCCGCAATGGCATCTATCGCGAAAAGATCATTATTCCCGATACGAAGCAGGATCTTACCCTTGTTGGAGAGAACAGGTACAGAACCATTCTGTCGTATAATAACTATGCATCGAAGAAGAGTCCTTTCGGCGATGAAATAGGCACGTCGGGTTCGGCAAGCGTGTATGTTTGTCCCGATCTCTTCAGGGCGGAAAATATAACATTCGAAAATGCCGCGGGACCCGTCGGACAGGCAGTAGCGATTATCGTCCGAAGTGACCGGGCACGTTTTCACAATTGCCGATTTCTCGGTTTTCAGGATACGCTTTATACACATAAAGCGTTCAGCCGTCAGTACTATTCCAATTGTTACATAGAGGGGACGGTTGACTTTATTTTCGGTGCTTCTACAGCCTGGTTCGAAGAGTGTGAAATTGTATGTAAGGGGAACGGATATGTGACAGCTGCCTCCACACCGCAAAATGCTCCTTTTGGATATGTTTTCCATAAATGCAGGGTAACCGGAGAGCAGGCAAATTCATTCTATCTCGGTCGTCCGTGGCGGCCTTATGCCCATGTGGCTTTTATAGAATGTGAACTTGGCAATGTCATTAAACCCGAAGGGTGGAATAACTGGAATAACGAGGAGAATGAATCCACAGCCCGTTTTGTGGAATATGGCAATCGCGGGGAAGGTGCTCCTACGGGGGCACGGGTAAAGTGGTCACATCAACTCACAGATACAAAAACTCAAAATTATTCCAAGGAAAAAGTGTTAGGTTCCGATTTTTGGGAGTAA
- a CDS encoding glycoside hydrolase family 43 protein translates to MRNSALVFILCCLVMSSYGQQDISKSWVADLGDGTYNNPILFADYSDPDVCRVGDDYYMTASSFNAVPGLPILHSKDMVNWKIIGHAIDRLKPDSVFSLPQHGNGVWAPSIRHHNGEFYIYYGDPDYGIYMLKTKNPAGPWSDPVLVKAGKGLIDSCPLWDDDGNAYLVYAYAGSRAGIKSVLSIAEMNSEGTKAVSPGRIIYDGHENDPTVEGPKFHKRNGYYYIFAPAGGVATGWQIVLRSKNVFGPYERKVVMAQGNTDVNGPHQGAWVDTPLGEDWFYHFQDAGAVGRIVHLQPMVWKNDWPVIGIDRDNKGWGEPVGTYRKPRVGGNHPIVTPAESDQFDSGMLGLQWQWHANPMDWWHFADAGTGTLQLYSVPVPDDYVSLWDIPNLLLQKFPSNRFTATARVTFRPSVSISGERFGFVVMGMDYALLSFEKTEQGFVLSQNECLKADRGGKETVNEQVSLNDSTLFFRVSVTPDALCLFSYSTDGRSFHALGKPFTAKEGKWIGAKMGFVCSRPVKNNDGGRAIIDWFEVE, encoded by the coding sequence ATGAGAAATAGTGCTTTGGTATTTATTCTGTGCTGTTTGGTGATGTCATCATACGGTCAGCAGGATATATCGAAATCCTGGGTAGCCGATTTAGGGGATGGAACCTATAACAATCCCATTCTGTTTGCCGATTATTCTGATCCCGACGTATGTCGTGTCGGAGATGATTATTATATGACCGCATCGAGTTTTAATGCTGTTCCGGGGCTACCCATACTGCATTCGAAGGATATGGTGAACTGGAAAATCATAGGCCATGCCATAGACCGGTTGAAACCGGATTCCGTTTTTTCCCTTCCTCAGCATGGGAATGGGGTGTGGGCACCGTCGATCCGTCACCATAACGGTGAGTTTTATATCTATTATGGTGATCCCGATTACGGAATTTATATGCTTAAGACGAAAAATCCTGCGGGTCCGTGGAGTGATCCGGTATTGGTAAAGGCCGGAAAAGGATTGATCGACTCATGCCCGCTGTGGGACGATGACGGGAACGCTTATCTGGTATATGCCTATGCAGGAAGCCGGGCAGGGATAAAGAGTGTACTCTCTATTGCGGAGATGAACAGCGAAGGAACCAAGGCTGTTTCTCCCGGCAGGATCATTTATGATGGACATGAAAATGATCCTACTGTGGAAGGGCCTAAATTCCATAAACGGAATGGTTATTATTATATTTTTGCTCCTGCGGGCGGTGTCGCGACCGGCTGGCAGATTGTATTGCGTTCAAAGAATGTATTTGGCCCGTATGAGCGTAAGGTGGTCATGGCACAAGGAAATACCGATGTCAACGGCCCACATCAGGGTGCCTGGGTAGATACGCCTCTGGGGGAAGATTGGTTCTACCATTTTCAGGATGCCGGTGCGGTCGGGCGTATTGTCCATTTGCAACCCATGGTCTGGAAAAATGACTGGCCGGTCATCGGGATCGATAGAGATAACAAGGGTTGGGGAGAGCCCGTTGGCACTTATCGTAAGCCGCGTGTGGGCGGAAACCATCCAATCGTAACACCTGCCGAGAGCGATCAATTCGACTCAGGCATGTTGGGATTGCAATGGCAATGGCATGCCAATCCTATGGACTGGTGGCATTTCGCAGATGCCGGTACCGGGACGTTGCAGTTGTATTCCGTTCCTGTACCCGATGATTATGTCAGTCTCTGGGATATTCCTAACCTGTTGTTGCAAAAATTCCCTTCGAACCGGTTTACAGCCACCGCCAGGGTAACGTTCCGTCCGTCGGTCTCGATCAGCGGTGAGAGATTCGGCTTTGTAGTGATGGGGATGGATTATGCTCTGTTGTCCTTCGAGAAAACGGAACAAGGATTTGTCCTTTCCCAGAATGAATGCTTAAAGGCCGATAGAGGAGGTAAGGAAACGGTGAACGAACAGGTGTCGTTGAATGATTCTACCCTGTTTTTCAGGGTTAGTGTGACGCCCGACGCACTGTGCCTGTTTAGCTACAGTACTGATGGCAGATCCTTCCATGCGCTCGGGAAACCGTTCACTGCGAAAGAAGGCAAATGGATAGGGGCAAAAATGGGATTTGTCTGTTCGCGTCCTGTAAAGAATAACGATGGCGGAAGAGCCATTATCGATTGGTTTGAGGTAGAGTAA